In one window of Halomarina pelagica DNA:
- a CDS encoding APC family permease — MSSDQISLGEALAMAIGGMVGGGIFAVLGVVAVEAGPAAWLAFVASGVIAFCAGYSALRLNAQADGQLNPIAYVEQFTGSTTLAGMTGWTFIAGYVGTMSLYAYAFGGYFAELVGVESVVGLPLRSLITLLAIIVFVGLNLAGAHASGRTEDVLVGLKVLILLVFGLGGLYYGFQQGMIRSGLGNLEVSALLAAAIGFVAFEGWELLLFDQNSIENPQQTIKKAIYGSIVGATALYVIVAVVTTNLVSTQVIQQNSETALAVAAEPFLGQFGFLLISVAALFSTGSALNATLFSASRLSKMLVADDLLPNELHGSNSDEPVRPLLVLGVLTALLSSLGSLNAISSFASLSFISIFGGLSLLAFLERESFVTALLPAIGCLGASGAIVGLLYHLATAEPAVFVTVLAIAVAVITTELLYFERSSILAEAHDLEHRL, encoded by the coding sequence ATGTCATCCGATCAGATCTCGTTAGGCGAAGCACTCGCAATGGCGATCGGTGGGATGGTTGGAGGTGGGATTTTCGCGGTACTTGGTGTTGTCGCTGTCGAAGCCGGGCCTGCCGCATGGCTGGCGTTCGTCGCTTCTGGCGTCATTGCATTTTGCGCTGGTTACTCTGCGCTGCGGCTCAACGCACAGGCCGACGGGCAGTTGAATCCGATCGCCTACGTCGAGCAGTTTACCGGGAGTACGACGCTCGCTGGCATGACCGGCTGGACGTTCATTGCAGGGTACGTGGGAACGATGTCGCTGTACGCCTACGCCTTCGGCGGGTATTTCGCTGAATTGGTGGGTGTCGAATCGGTCGTCGGGCTTCCACTTCGCTCACTTATCACGCTGCTCGCTATCATCGTGTTTGTGGGTCTCAATCTCGCGGGGGCACACGCGTCAGGACGAACCGAAGACGTACTCGTCGGTCTCAAGGTGCTCATTCTGCTTGTGTTCGGTCTCGGCGGACTCTACTATGGATTTCAGCAGGGAATGATTCGGTCTGGGCTCGGAAACCTGGAAGTGAGCGCATTGCTGGCTGCTGCCATCGGATTTGTCGCGTTCGAAGGCTGGGAACTCCTCCTCTTTGATCAAAACAGCATCGAAAACCCCCAACAAACCATCAAGAAGGCGATTTACGGCTCGATTGTGGGGGCAACCGCACTCTACGTCATCGTCGCCGTCGTGACGACAAATCTGGTGAGTACACAGGTCATCCAGCAGAACTCTGAAACGGCCCTCGCAGTCGCCGCCGAACCGTTCCTCGGCCAATTCGGCTTTCTTCTGATTTCCGTAGCGGCGTTGTTTTCGACCGGGAGTGCGCTCAACGCGACGTTGTTCAGTGCCTCGCGTCTCTCGAAGATGCTCGTCGCGGACGATTTGCTCCCAAACGAACTCCATGGTAGCAATAGCGACGAGCCAGTCCGGCCACTGCTCGTACTCGGCGTACTGACAGCGCTGCTCAGCAGTTTGGGAAGCCTCAACGCAATCAGTTCGTTCGCGTCACTGTCGTTCATCAGCATCTTCGGCGGCCTCAGTCTGTTGGCGTTTCTCGAACGAGAGTCGTTCGTAACGGCCCTGCTCCCGGCGATCGGTTGCCTGGGAGCGAGTGGGGCTATCGTGGGCCTCCTGTACCACCTCGCAACGGCCGAACCAGCGGTGTTCGTCACAGTACTCGCCATTGCAGTTGCGGTCATCACCACAGAGTTGCTGTATTTCGAACGGTCGTCGATTCTCGCAGAAGCCCACGACCTCGAGCACCGTCTCTGA
- a CDS encoding sulfurtransferase gives MTTSPTDAVVSAGWLVDRLDEVQKDDPSIRLLEVDIDPSNYEHEHIPGASKVDWRTDLQDPTTFDVPSEAAFEELLGALGIRPNSTVVIYGDMMNWFAAHAYWLLTYYGHADVRLLDGGRDFWEERDAPFTTEVPSFTSQSYTVDARKPEIRADRPDVMDALEMETTLVDVRTPEEYRGEILAPPGWNEGVQRGGHIPSAYNIPWNQVVESTGCFKAEDELRAVYEEHDIDGNEDVITYCRIGERSALTWFVLHEILGYEDVRNYYGSWVEWGNTVGAPIEKGKRTSLRN, from the coding sequence ATGACTACTTCTCCCACCGACGCGGTCGTCTCTGCCGGGTGGCTCGTCGACCGATTAGACGAGGTGCAGAAAGACGACCCGTCGATACGCTTACTCGAAGTCGACATCGATCCCAGCAACTACGAGCACGAACATATCCCCGGTGCGAGCAAGGTCGACTGGCGAACCGACCTTCAGGACCCGACGACCTTCGATGTGCCATCCGAAGCGGCGTTCGAAGAACTCCTGGGTGCGCTTGGCATTCGCCCCAATTCGACGGTCGTCATCTACGGCGATATGATGAACTGGTTCGCCGCGCACGCCTACTGGCTCCTCACGTACTACGGGCACGCGGACGTCCGTCTACTCGACGGAGGACGGGATTTTTGGGAAGAACGCGATGCACCGTTCACGACAGAGGTACCGTCGTTCACATCGCAGTCCTATACCGTCGATGCTCGGAAACCAGAGATCCGAGCTGACCGTCCTGACGTCATGGATGCACTCGAGATGGAGACGACGCTTGTCGATGTCCGAACGCCCGAGGAATATCGTGGTGAAATACTCGCCCCGCCCGGGTGGAACGAGGGTGTCCAGCGCGGTGGACATATTCCCAGTGCATACAACATTCCGTGGAATCAGGTCGTCGAGAGTACCGGCTGCTTCAAAGCCGAAGACGAACTTCGTGCGGTGTACGAGGAACACGATATCGACGGGAATGAGGACGTGATCACGTACTGCCGTATCGGTGAACGGTCTGCACTCACGTGGTTTGTTCTCCACGAGATACTCGGATACGAAGATGTCCGGAACTACTACGGGTCGTGGGTTGAGTGGGGGAATACCGTGGGGGCACCGATCGAGAAGGGTAAACGCACGTCCCTTAGGAACTGA
- a CDS encoding helix-turn-helix domain-containing protein, with amino-acid sequence MREFTFAIDYEHGSDPIMDVFIENSTLTAHSLDAVVDEHAFWRMEHVTGPETALDHLENVRFDDSCCGEAITEQRCVAERHHDVVEYSTNELVLYSYLADIRQCESVHTLAGKHLPDGLIFETRRHEESCWWRVLMRSDEKIGIFYDELGARLHNGLSFRMGHLRDASEWRRKQMAGVNLPEEQEIALRTAVSAGYYDPPRETTLDELAVELGIPRSTLSYRLRQAESTLTHRYVDRDETTRWLE; translated from the coding sequence ATGCGGGAATTCACGTTCGCTATCGACTATGAGCACGGGAGTGATCCTATCATGGATGTCTTTATCGAGAACTCGACGCTCACTGCGCACTCGCTCGATGCGGTCGTCGACGAACACGCCTTCTGGCGGATGGAGCACGTTACCGGCCCCGAGACAGCTCTCGACCATCTCGAAAATGTGCGGTTCGACGACAGTTGCTGCGGGGAAGCGATCACCGAACAGCGGTGCGTGGCTGAACGCCATCACGACGTCGTAGAATATTCGACGAACGAACTCGTTCTGTACTCGTACCTGGCGGATATCCGTCAGTGTGAGTCCGTTCACACGCTCGCCGGGAAACATCTGCCCGATGGACTGATTTTCGAGACCCGGCGGCATGAAGAGTCGTGCTGGTGGCGCGTTCTCATGCGCTCGGACGAGAAAATCGGCATCTTCTACGATGAACTCGGAGCGAGACTCCACAACGGGCTCTCGTTCAGAATGGGCCACCTCCGGGATGCTAGCGAATGGCGACGGAAGCAGATGGCGGGCGTCAATCTTCCGGAAGAACAGGAGATTGCACTCCGCACAGCCGTTTCGGCGGGGTATTACGACCCACCTCGGGAAACGACGCTCGACGAACTCGCTGTCGAACTCGGCATCCCCCGGTCGACACTCTCCTATCGGCTCCGACAAGCTGAGTCGACCCTGACCCACCGATACGTCGATCGGGACGAAACCACGCGGTGGCTCGAATAG
- a CDS encoding YeiH family protein, whose protein sequence is MKRTLFPGLAFLLVIGLTGRFTASIIPVNHLIVTIGLGLVIGNLYGIPDWARTAVGTHKLWLELGIVVMGASVALNRVIAAGPTILLLVVATVATTIITVEVLARTVFAIQEETGSLLAAGSGVCGVSAVVAIAESIAADDSRIAYAAATVLLFDATTLFVYPFVGHVLGLSDTVFGIWAGLTMFSTGPVTAAGFAFSNTAGQWALLVKLTRNALIGLVAIAYALYYARRTDNTESKTATTDGGTVESAVGWRFLWDTFPKFVLGFIAVMIVANLGVLSSAQVASLSNLSDWAFLIAFAGLGLEIQVSDLQSTGYMPILVVLTGLVIVATVMLFVVQALF, encoded by the coding sequence ATGAAGCGAACACTCTTCCCTGGACTCGCGTTCCTCCTCGTGATCGGACTCACCGGACGGTTCACCGCTTCCATCATCCCGGTGAACCACCTCATCGTCACGATCGGTCTGGGGCTCGTCATTGGGAATCTGTACGGGATTCCGGACTGGGCGCGGACCGCCGTCGGAACCCACAAACTCTGGCTCGAACTCGGCATCGTCGTCATGGGGGCGAGCGTAGCGCTCAACCGCGTCATCGCGGCCGGTCCGACGATCCTCCTGCTCGTCGTCGCCACCGTCGCGACGACGATCATCACCGTTGAGGTCCTCGCACGGACCGTCTTCGCCATTCAGGAAGAAACCGGCTCGCTCCTCGCCGCCGGTTCGGGTGTCTGTGGCGTGTCGGCCGTCGTGGCGATTGCCGAGAGCATTGCCGCTGACGATAGCCGTATCGCGTATGCCGCTGCGACCGTTCTCCTCTTCGACGCGACGACCCTCTTCGTCTATCCGTTTGTCGGCCACGTCCTTGGACTCTCTGATACCGTCTTCGGAATCTGGGCCGGTCTCACGATGTTCAGCACCGGCCCTGTTACTGCCGCTGGCTTCGCGTTCTCGAACACTGCCGGTCAGTGGGCGTTGCTCGTGAAACTCACCCGGAACGCGCTCATCGGTCTCGTCGCCATCGCCTATGCCCTCTACTACGCCCGGAGGACCGATAACACTGAATCGAAAACGGCTACAACGGACGGTGGGACTGTTGAAAGCGCCGTTGGGTGGCGATTTCTCTGGGACACGTTTCCGAAGTTCGTCCTCGGCTTTATTGCCGTAATGATCGTCGCGAACCTCGGAGTCCTGAGCAGCGCCCAGGTCGCGTCGCTGTCGAATCTCTCTGATTGGGCGTTCCTCATCGCGTTCGCTGGACTTGGACTCGAAATCCAGGTCAGCGATCTCCAGTCTACGGGATACATGCCAATTCTCGTGGTGCTAACCGGCTTAGTGATCGTCGCGACGGTGATGCTCTTCGTCGTACAGGCGCTGTTCTGA
- a CDS encoding nucleoside deaminase, with the protein MTAPEFDEFDHDAHMRETFKLAREATARGDKPFGSVLVRDDTVIMNDSNREITDDDIRRHPELHLAYRSCQEYSADERAAMVMYTSTEPCPMCAGGMVTAGFGRVVYSVGSDELTAFTGVEPTVRSAEILDGVSDVVGPLLNEEGHQIHQEYDW; encoded by the coding sequence ATGACAGCTCCCGAATTCGATGAGTTCGATCACGACGCACATATGCGCGAAACTTTCAAGCTTGCGCGCGAGGCTACCGCTCGTGGCGACAAACCGTTCGGCTCCGTGCTCGTCCGCGACGATACAGTCATCATGAACGATTCGAATCGTGAGATTACGGACGACGATATCCGGCGTCACCCCGAACTCCATCTCGCGTACCGTTCATGCCAAGAATACAGCGCTGATGAGCGAGCTGCGATGGTGATGTATACGAGCACTGAACCCTGTCCGATGTGTGCTGGCGGAATGGTGACAGCTGGGTTCGGGCGCGTCGTATATAGTGTCGGAAGTGATGAACTCACGGCGTTTACAGGGGTTGAGCCAACAGTCCGGTCCGCAGAAATCCTGGATGGTGTTAGTGACGTTGTCGGGCCCCTGTTGAATGAGGAAGGTCACCAGATTCATCAAGAGTACGACTGGTGA
- the sugE gene encoding quaternary ammonium compound efflux SMR transporter SugE, with translation MSWVVLFIAGLFEIAWAIGLEYSDGLSEPLPTVGTVVALIISMVLLARAVQDLPIGTAYAVWTGIGAVGTASLGIVLFDEPATSARLLFISVIIFGIVGLHLVSGGH, from the coding sequence ATGTCGTGGGTCGTTCTCTTCATAGCTGGCCTGTTCGAGATCGCCTGGGCAATTGGCCTGGAGTACTCTGACGGTCTCTCGGAACCGCTACCGACAGTGGGCACAGTCGTTGCGCTCATCATTAGCATGGTACTGCTCGCGAGAGCGGTTCAGGATCTGCCGATTGGAACCGCGTACGCTGTCTGGACGGGCATTGGAGCTGTCGGAACTGCTTCACTCGGCATCGTGCTATTCGACGAGCCAGCAACGAGTGCTCGCCTCCTATTTATCTCAGTGATTATCTTCGGGATCGTCGGCCTCCACCTCGTTTCCGGAGGTCACTAG
- a CDS encoding phosphatase PAP2 family protein, whose protein sequence is MLPRPPGATEPPPLRWVPSIFAGLFRSITTAEGPGFPSGHALGTTMVWGGLALVIDRGRVRTRVGIAGIVIALVSVSRLILGVHYVVDVLTGVLLGIVILGGLYVLADHGADSERVLLVAVVIGVLGLVVNLNFDSVAAVGGAVGAWVVWRRIAEATPTHPTETDEVFVALVVAVLAAVIFGATYAVRLPYPLTFLGTAMATGLTVSAPLLGERLA, encoded by the coding sequence TTGCTTCCGCGGCCTCCGGGAGCGACCGAGCCACCGCCACTTCGATGGGTGCCATCGATATTTGCTGGACTCTTCAGAAGTATCACGACTGCAGAGGGCCCCGGCTTCCCGAGCGGACACGCGCTGGGAACGACGATGGTTTGGGGTGGACTGGCACTCGTTATTGACCGTGGACGAGTTCGAACCCGGGTCGGAATCGCCGGAATAGTCATTGCTCTTGTTTCGGTATCCCGGCTAATTCTCGGTGTGCACTATGTCGTCGATGTGCTCACTGGCGTCCTTCTCGGTATTGTCATCCTCGGCGGCCTCTATGTGCTCGCTGACCACGGAGCTGATTCGGAACGGGTCTTACTCGTGGCAGTTGTGATTGGGGTACTTGGACTCGTTGTGAACCTGAATTTCGATAGTGTCGCTGCTGTCGGCGGTGCAGTCGGTGCGTGGGTGGTGTGGCGACGAATCGCCGAAGCAACACCGACTCATCCAACAGAAACTGATGAGGTATTCGTCGCACTTGTCGTGGCAGTGCTTGCAGCTGTGATTTTTGGGGCCACGTACGCAGTTAGACTCCCGTATCCGCTCACCTTTCTTGGAACTGCCATGGCCACTGGGCTTACCGTGAGTGCTCCCCTCCTCGGCGAACGATTAGCCTAA
- a CDS encoding DUF488 domain-containing protein, producing MGVVRRPTGWFRTAIDENCSALGPPDDLLDEFKQRHEDFKMQGLCDEGAHNAAWDEVGFDERYRTHLTEAAETQSAVAELTDRLRNEEHLVLVCFENTDQKRCHRTLLKDYIADQL from the coding sequence GTGGGTGTAGTTCGACGGCCAACCGGCTGGTTCAGAACGGCGATTGACGAGAACTGTTCTGCACTCGGCCCTCCGGATGATCTCCTAGACGAGTTCAAACAGCGTCACGAGGATTTCAAGATGCAGGGGCTGTGTGACGAGGGAGCACATAATGCTGCCTGGGACGAGGTCGGTTTCGACGAGCGGTATCGAACACATCTCACCGAAGCTGCGGAAACCCAATCCGCAGTCGCTGAACTCACCGATCGTCTCCGTAACGAGGAACACCTCGTCTTGGTCTGTTTCGAGAACACCGACCAGAAACGGTGTCATCGAACGCTTCTCAAAGACTACATCGCTGACCAGCTGTAA
- a CDS encoding ZIP family metal transporter, giving the protein MDLLLLLIAALASGSLTFGAVLGLVWIPPQQLLATILAFASGAFITALATDLFVESVETAGIVLPGASLLAGAIVYVVAILFVERIGRGSDGMSLFLGSLFDGIPESVVLGITFIGGTETLPLFVAIVVNNVPEGIGGASEMQSAGSSRSSILVLWTATGVVLFVSVVAGNVFLQGVSSVTLAVVRSFAGGAILATLADATMPDAFEEGGPAVAVATAVGFLMTFALTVI; this is encoded by the coding sequence ATGGATCTGTTGCTTCTCCTTATCGCGGCCCTCGCCTCGGGCTCGCTCACATTTGGGGCCGTCCTCGGATTGGTCTGGATACCGCCGCAGCAACTGTTAGCCACGATCCTCGCATTCGCTAGCGGCGCGTTTATAACAGCACTCGCTACGGATCTGTTTGTTGAGTCGGTTGAGACGGCAGGTATTGTCCTTCCTGGGGCAAGTTTGCTGGCCGGAGCGATCGTCTACGTCGTCGCCATCCTGTTCGTAGAGCGTATCGGGCGCGGTAGCGATGGGATGTCGCTCTTTCTTGGCTCACTCTTCGATGGGATCCCCGAGAGTGTAGTCCTCGGGATTACGTTCATCGGTGGAACCGAAACACTCCCGTTGTTTGTAGCTATCGTGGTCAACAATGTCCCTGAGGGAATCGGTGGGGCCTCCGAGATGCAGTCGGCCGGTTCTTCGCGCTCATCTATCCTCGTGCTCTGGACGGCGACGGGGGTCGTACTCTTCGTCTCGGTCGTTGCTGGCAACGTGTTCCTTCAAGGCGTGTCCTCTGTGACGCTCGCAGTGGTTCGATCGTTTGCCGGCGGAGCTATTCTCGCCACACTTGCCGACGCCACGATGCCAGACGCATTCGAAGAGGGTGGCCCTGCGGTCGCTGTCGCCACCGCCGTTGGCTTTCTCATGACGTTTGCGCTGACAGTAATTTAG
- the ddh gene encoding D-2-hydroxyacid dehydrogenase, giving the protein MSMEISSIAVDESVSAVFPPEELRGALGDAVDVGIIDAGADSLEPYDAVVTMVYHDSYLEGVNWIHSIQAGVDRFPFDELREHGVILTNSSGIHGPAVGETVVGYMLSFARRLLPAVKSQTQREWSPPVWDDAYTLADERCCIVGLGTLGRGIVERASALGLDVVGVRRTGEPLDGVQTVYPPDDLHTAIRDSKFVVLAVPLVDETRHLISTEELAAMRDDAILINVARGPVVDQEALVDALEAGELGGAALDVFEAEPLPEESPLWEFEEVLVTPHCAGFTKDYYRNVAELVRKNLARIDAGEEFVNRIV; this is encoded by the coding sequence ATGAGTATGGAGATCTCGAGCATCGCAGTCGATGAGTCCGTCTCGGCCGTCTTTCCCCCCGAAGAGTTGCGAGGCGCCCTCGGGGATGCTGTCGACGTGGGAATAATCGATGCTGGCGCTGACTCTCTCGAACCGTACGATGCCGTCGTCACGATGGTCTACCACGATAGTTACCTCGAGGGAGTCAACTGGATCCACTCGATTCAGGCGGGTGTGGATCGCTTCCCCTTCGACGAATTACGCGAGCACGGCGTGATCCTTACAAACAGCAGTGGCATCCACGGTCCGGCGGTCGGCGAGACCGTCGTGGGGTACATGCTTTCGTTCGCACGTCGGCTGCTGCCGGCCGTGAAATCGCAGACCCAGCGGGAGTGGTCGCCACCCGTATGGGACGACGCCTATACGCTGGCAGACGAGCGGTGTTGCATTGTCGGGTTAGGGACACTCGGACGGGGAATCGTGGAGCGGGCGTCTGCGCTCGGACTCGACGTCGTCGGCGTTCGTCGCACGGGTGAGCCGCTCGATGGAGTCCAAACAGTCTACCCACCGGACGACCTCCATACCGCGATCCGGGATTCGAAGTTTGTCGTGCTCGCGGTGCCGCTCGTCGACGAAACTCGCCATCTTATCTCCACCGAGGAACTCGCCGCGATGCGAGACGACGCGATTCTGATCAACGTCGCGCGTGGCCCTGTAGTCGACCAGGAGGCGCTCGTTGATGCCCTCGAAGCTGGGGAACTCGGTGGCGCTGCACTCGACGTCTTCGAGGCGGAACCGCTGCCCGAAGAGTCCCCACTCTGGGAGTTCGAGGAGGTTCTCGTCACACCACACTGTGCGGGGTTTACCAAGGACTACTATCGGAACGTCGCGGAACTCGTCCGGAAGAACCTCGCCCGCATCGACGCCGGCGAGGAATTCGTCAATCGGATCGTGTAG
- the cydB gene encoding cytochrome d ubiquinol oxidase subunit II: protein MVDIDALAAEPLFGLPLADLWFALLFFIFGMFLFLDGFDFGVGILFATRDDDHEKEQLLAAVGPFWDGNEVWLVVFGGALFAAFPAVYANLFSRYYLLMFAILAALGLRGLAPEMYEERADTRWRRFWGSAFIIGSAMTPFLLGLFVMNWLLGASGLITPAGILGGLAVVALTVVDGAAFLGLKTRGSLRAEASTYGVRAALTYLGLAVLTLETAYATTPGLRASFRSPFVGLLVITTGVLTGAYVVAFRRRRFYVAFVTAAALVFALVGLVATLMFPYINRAAGLTVQDAIISTLPLNLMSIMASVLIPIVLGYFVVLYAAFSGPVEAGETY, encoded by the coding sequence GTGGTTGACATCGACGCGCTCGCCGCCGAGCCGCTGTTTGGATTACCGCTGGCAGACCTCTGGTTTGCGCTCCTGTTCTTCATCTTCGGGATGTTCCTCTTCCTGGACGGCTTCGACTTTGGCGTCGGCATCCTCTTCGCCACCCGCGACGACGACCACGAGAAAGAACAACTGCTCGCAGCCGTTGGGCCGTTCTGGGACGGCAACGAGGTCTGGCTCGTCGTCTTCGGTGGGGCCCTGTTCGCAGCCTTCCCGGCCGTGTATGCGAATCTCTTCAGTCGGTATTATCTGCTGATGTTCGCGATTCTCGCTGCGCTCGGACTTCGAGGACTCGCTCCCGAAATGTACGAAGAACGTGCGGACACCCGGTGGCGGCGATTCTGGGGGTCCGCGTTCATCATCGGAAGTGCGATGACGCCGTTCCTGCTGGGGCTGTTCGTGATGAACTGGCTGCTCGGGGCCTCCGGCCTCATCACGCCCGCAGGTATCCTCGGTGGCCTCGCAGTCGTCGCGCTCACCGTCGTCGACGGGGCGGCGTTTCTCGGCCTGAAGACCCGCGGAAGCCTCCGTGCAGAGGCCAGTACGTATGGCGTACGTGCTGCGCTGACCTATCTGGGACTCGCCGTGCTCACATTGGAGACCGCGTACGCGACCACACCGGGCCTACGCGCGTCGTTCCGGTCACCGTTCGTCGGTCTGCTTGTAATCACAACTGGCGTCCTTACAGGCGCCTACGTCGTCGCTTTCCGTCGGCGTCGGTTCTATGTGGCATTCGTCACAGCGGCCGCGCTCGTGTTCGCGCTCGTCGGGCTCGTGGCCACGCTCATGTTCCCGTACATCAACCGTGCAGCAGGCCTCACCGTTCAGGACGCGATCATCTCCACGCTTCCGCTCAATCTCATGTCGATCATGGCAAGCGTGCTCATCCCAATCGTTCTCGGGTATTTCGTCGTACTCTACGCAGCGTTCAGTGGGCCTGTCGAGGCCGGTGAGACCTATTGA
- a CDS encoding cytochrome ubiquinol oxidase subunit I codes for MVDPVIASRLQFALTTIVHIIFPVMSMGLAPFLIYFTWKEIRTEQPIYEQLRRFWTKIFAVSFVVGTVTGLVLEFEFGTNFAAFSRTAGELFGGPLALEGMMAFMLEATFLGIFVFGRDRVSDRLYLLSSLAVGLGTWLSAVWILIANSWMQTPRGFEIVVENGHRVVKLTDPLAAYLNPRFPYMFVHMQNAAVESVALFMAGVAAYYVFRHHVWGYPIQHIGFWEKTLKIALVALIITAPLQVLQGDAYARHVAETQPQKFAAMEAVWETESYVPEYIVAFPTDLNDLLDPRTKDLFGIGIPGGASWLASGGNAEATIRGLESFDTRAPPVAIVFWAFRIMVALGFWFILLAGWGAYRWWRGELFDDDLLHKALMASSLLGFVAVEVGWIVTEVGRQPWVIQGVMKTAAGVSPGLTATEATFTLLGFATGYALLLGLYTYVVGRIIRAGPPARDDLELSDHAESSTSEVSTSG; via the coding sequence ATGGTTGATCCGGTCATCGCGAGCCGGCTCCAGTTCGCGCTCACCACAATCGTTCACATCATCTTCCCGGTGATGAGCATGGGGCTCGCACCATTCCTCATCTACTTCACGTGGAAAGAGATCCGCACCGAACAACCGATTTACGAGCAATTGCGCCGATTCTGGACAAAAATTTTCGCCGTGAGCTTCGTCGTCGGGACGGTGACGGGCCTCGTCCTCGAGTTTGAGTTCGGGACGAACTTCGCTGCGTTCTCGCGGACGGCCGGGGAGCTGTTCGGCGGCCCACTCGCGCTCGAAGGCATGATGGCGTTCATGCTGGAAGCGACCTTCCTTGGGATCTTCGTTTTCGGTCGAGACCGCGTCTCGGACCGCCTCTACCTTCTCTCGAGTCTCGCTGTCGGCCTCGGAACGTGGCTCTCGGCCGTCTGGATCTTGATCGCGAACTCGTGGATGCAGACGCCTCGTGGATTTGAGATCGTCGTCGAGAACGGCCACCGCGTCGTGAAACTCACCGACCCTCTCGCGGCGTACCTCAACCCACGCTTCCCCTATATGTTCGTCCATATGCAGAACGCTGCAGTCGAATCGGTCGCCCTCTTCATGGCCGGCGTCGCCGCCTACTACGTCTTCCGCCACCACGTTTGGGGCTACCCGATTCAACACATCGGCTTTTGGGAGAAAACACTCAAGATCGCGCTCGTCGCGCTCATTATCACGGCACCACTCCAGGTTCTGCAGGGCGACGCCTACGCGCGCCACGTTGCCGAAACCCAACCCCAGAAGTTCGCTGCGATGGAGGCCGTCTGGGAGACCGAATCGTACGTTCCCGAGTACATCGTCGCGTTTCCGACTGACCTCAACGATCTGCTCGATCCACGGACGAAGGATCTTTTCGGAATCGGAATTCCAGGTGGCGCTTCGTGGCTCGCGAGCGGCGGGAATGCCGAGGCGACGATACGCGGACTCGAGTCATTCGACACACGGGCACCACCAGTCGCGATCGTCTTCTGGGCGTTCCGCATCATGGTCGCACTGGGATTCTGGTTCATCCTGCTCGCGGGATGGGGCGCGTACCGCTGGTGGCGTGGTGAACTGTTCGACGATGACCTGCTCCACAAGGCCTTGATGGCATCCTCACTTCTCGGCTTCGTCGCCGTCGAGGTCGGCTGGATCGTCACGGAGGTCGGTCGCCAGCCGTGGGTCATCCAGGGCGTCATGAAGACGGCAGCCGGTGTCTCTCCAGGGCTGACGGCGACGGAGGCGACCTTCACACTCCTTGGATTCGCCACCGGGTATGCGCTGCTGCTCGGCCTGTACACCTACGTCGTCGGTCGCATCATTCGAGCCGGCCCGCCGGCACGTGACGACCTCGAACTCAGCGACCACGCGGAATCGTCCACGTCAGAGGTGAGTACCAGTGGTTGA
- a CDS encoding plastocyanin/azurin family copper-binding protein, protein MERRRVLKAAAVASTVGLTGLAGCSSSNPDGNNDSDSPSNRPTNTILMVTEGSDYYFDPIGLFVESGKTVTFEIDSGSHSATAYTKGTGQASVTRIPEGAKTWDSGILSEQGATFEHTFKTTGTYDYYCTPHKSLDMVGRIVVGEPGGPAEGSMPPDGDVPESQTIVDQGAVSYSSFSE, encoded by the coding sequence ATGGAGCGCCGACGGGTTCTGAAGGCAGCTGCAGTCGCTTCAACTGTCGGTCTAACCGGCCTCGCTGGCTGCAGTAGTTCGAATCCAGATGGAAACAATGATTCGGATTCACCATCGAACAGGCCCACGAACACGATCCTGATGGTCACAGAAGGAAGTGACTACTACTTCGATCCAATCGGACTCTTCGTAGAGTCCGGCAAAACTGTCACGTTCGAGATCGACAGCGGAAGCCACTCTGCAACTGCATATACGAAAGGAACGGGTCAGGCATCAGTCACCCGCATCCCCGAGGGTGCTAAAACGTGGGACAGTGGGATTCTCAGCGAGCAGGGCGCAACTTTCGAACATACGTTCAAGACCACAGGAACGTACGACTACTATTGTACGCCTCACAAGAGTCTCGACATGGTCGGACGAATTGTTGTCGGCGAGCCCGGCGGACCCGCTGAAGGCAGTATGCCGCCCGATGGAGACGTACCTGAGAGTCAAACGATTGTTGACCAAGGCGCAGTTTCGTATAGCAGCTTTTCTGAGTGA